A single window of Nematostella vectensis chromosome 4, jaNemVect1.1, whole genome shotgun sequence DNA harbors:
- the LOC116603402 gene encoding protein SpAN-like — protein sequence MRIAVLLLLVVSPAFCAVPWVRQVTLPPDVEDLWEGDIRLTPVEQQAFEENASEEKRNAMRDRAYLWGSRVIPYVIDSGLESLAVDAINAAIQEFGTYTCITWRPRVGDEYYVKFIKSSGCWSYVGKINAVEGYQDLSIGLGCESKGVVMHEMMHALGFWHEQSRTDRDQYVEIMWENILPDKDNNFQKYTHDQIDSLGFPYDYNSIMHYQNMAFSSNGKNTIQKPNAPSEPLGQRLNFSDTDVLELKKLYSCSVSGGWSEYSSYSPCDAACKKYRVRFCINADPAACDSNYPSGVQKETISCTVEECNAPVDGHWGRWSVWSACSQTCGDGTQTRTRVCDDPAPKNGGSACVGDSSQAQVCKIATCGLGPDDCEFDIDGCAIWQADYSSSVSPNSAYYKDWIIQSGPTPSGYTGPAGTRTGAGKYVYAEASSCPEGNTIRYQSKQFPATAGRCMSFYYYAYGLTYGSWNIYVRDSAGTMTKIYEKVGSQGEQWIKDSVSISSSTNYQVVFELVCGSNYASDLCIDDVMFKDGACS from the exons ATGAGAATCGCTGTTTTGCTGTTGCTGGTCGTCAGCCCGGCTTTCTGCGCCGTCCCCTGGGTGAGACAAGTCACTCTTCCTCCAG ATGTTGAAGACCTATGGGAAGGAGATATTCGATTAACTCCTGTAGAACAACAAGCGTTTGAAGAAAACGCCTCGGAAGAGAAACGAAATGCTATGCGCGACCGGGCATACCTGTGGGGAAGCCGGGTGATTCCTTACGTGATTGACTCTGGTTTAG AGAGTTTAGCAGTGGATGCGATCAATGCTGCCATACAAGAGTTCGGCACATACACTTGTATCACGTGGCGGCCACGTGTGGGCGATGAGTACTACGTGAAATTCATCAAGTCGTCTGG GTGCTGGTCATACGTTGGTAAAATCAACGCGGTAGAAGGATACCAGGATCTCAGTATAGGCCTTGGGTGTGAATCGAAGGGCGTGGTCATGCATGAGATGATGCATGCGTTGGGGTTCTGGCACGAGCAGTCGCGGACCGATAGGGACCAGTACGTGGAGATCATGTGGGAGAACATCTTGCCTG ACAAAGACAACAACTTCCAGAAGTACACACATGATCAAATAGATTCCCTCGGTTTTCCTTACGACTACAACTCTATCATGCATTACCAAAATATGGCCTTTAGCAGTAATGGAAAGAACACTATTCAGAAGCCTAACGCACCTAGCGAACCACTTGGGCAGCGCCTTAACTTCAGCGATACGGACGTTCTAGAACTTAAAAAACTCTACAGCTGCTCTG TTTCGGGTGGTTGGAGCGAGTATAGTTCATACAGCCCATGTGACGCTGCTTGCAAAAAGTACCGAGTGCGATTTTGCATCAACGCCGACCCCGCAGCGTGCGACAGCAACTATCCATCGGGCGTACAGAAAGAGACGATTTCCTGTACCGTTGAAGAGTGCAATG CGCCGGTCGATGGTCACTGGGGCCGCTGGTCAGTATGGAGCGCCTGTAGTCAAACATGTGGAGATGGAACTCAAACTAGAACGAGGGTGTGCGATGACCCTGCTCCAAAGAACGGTGGAAGCGCATGCGTCGGGGATAGCTCACAGGCTCAGGTCTGCAAAATAGCAACGTGTGGGTTAG GTCCAGATGACTGTGAGTTTGACATCGACGGATGTGCCATTTGGCAGGCAGACTACTCATCAAGTGTTTCCCCTAACAGTGCTTACTATAAGGATTGGATCATCCAGAGCGGGCCCACGCCCAGTGGTTACACAGGGCCAGCAGGGACTCGCACAGGAGCGG GTAAATATGTGTATGCGGAAGCCTCCTCTTGTCCTGAAGGAAACACCATAAGATATCAAAGCAAACAATTCCCAGCTACTGCCGGGCGCTGCATGAGTTTCTACTATTACGCGTACGGGCTGACATACGGTAGCTGGAATATCTACGTTCGAGACAGCGCTGGCACGATGACAAAGATATACGAAAAAGTTGGTAGTCAGGGAGAACAGTGGATTAAAGACAGCGTTTCTATCTCAAGCTCTACAAACTACCAG GTCGTATTTGAGCTTGTCTGTGGAAGCAACTATGCCAGCGACTTGTGCATAGATGACGTCATGTTTAAAGATGGAGCTTGTTCG TGA
- the LOC5519695 gene encoding zinc metalloproteinase nas-14, with the protein MRAIWVLLFVGLAVANSNTLPEEPPDLYEGDIRPAPGDEFDYSNEGDVDGNSGASKRNAIRNRGSLWSGLVVPYVIDSQLDAEASAIEAAITQFNAASCLKWKPRTANEYYVRFIKDVGCWSYVGKIGFSDGYQSLSLGEGCTTSVGTMLHEMMHAVGFFHAQSRSDRNNYVEIMWENIQDGKEHNFNKYNKFDIDELSLPYDIESVMHYGNTYFSKNGKPTLQRIGNPSYPLGQRNGFSANDIEQLNRLYSCDVAAGGWSQWSSFTPCDDACMKTRQRFCRSLDSAACDAAIPNGVQQNTVACSSEECNAPVDGHWGRWSSWGACSKSCGDGTHVRTRLCDDSQAKNGGSGCVGDSSQSEACNLASCGLGPDDCEFNNGDCFWVPDPSSSASYWSRSPAGTPSGYTGPAGPRTGLGYYVYAEASQCAEGSAVRLMSKQFPATAGRCMSFYYYAYGLTYGSWNIYVRDSAGAMRKIYGKVGSQGEQWFKDSVSITSSTNYQVVFELVCGSNYASDLCIDDVMFTDGAC; encoded by the exons ATGAGGGCGATTTGGGTTCTGCTTTTCGTTGGTCTCGCAGTCGCGAATTCAAACACGCTTCCTGAAG AACCACCAGATCTGTATGAAGGAGACATAAGGCCGGCTCCTGGAGACGAGTTCGACTACTCAAATGAAGGGGATGTTGATGGGAACTCTGGGGCTTCAAAGAGAAACGCAATCCGCAATCGAGGCAGCCTCTGGTCGGGCCTCGTGGTTCCTTACGTCATCGACTCCCAGC TTGATGCAGAGGCTTCCGCTATCGAGGCAGCCATCACTCAATTCAACGCAGCTAGCTGTCTAAAGTGGAAACCACGCACTGCTAACGAATATTACGTCAGGTTTATCAAGGATGTAGG ATGCTGGTCGTACGTTGGCAAAATTGGGTTCTCCGACGGCTATCAGAGCCTGAGTCTTGGTGAGGGTTGCACCACTTCGGTAGGCACCATGCTCCACGAGATGATGCACGCAGTCGGATTTTTCCACGCACAGTCACGATCCGACAGGAACAACTACGTGGAAATCATGTGGGAGAACATCCAAGACG GTAAGGAGCATAACTTCAACAAGTATAATAAATTTGACATTGACGAGCTGAGCCTTCCCTACGACATTGAGTCCGTCATGCACTATGGAAACACGTACTTCAGCAAAAACGGCAAGCCCACCTTACAAAGGATCGGAAACCCAAGCTATCCACTCGGCCAGCGAAACGGCTTTAGCGCTAATGACATAGAACAGCTCAATAGGCTCTACAGTTGCGACG TTGCTGCAGGTGGGTGGAGCCAATGGAGCTCATTCACCCCATGCGATGACGCTTGCATGAAAACCCGCCAGCGATTTTGTAGGAGCCTTGACTCTGCCGCCTGTGATGCTGCTATTCCTAACGGAGTTCAACAAAACACAGTCGCCTGTTCATCAGAAGAGTGTAACG CGCCTGTCGATGGTCACTGGGGCCGCTGGTCATCTTGGGGAGCCTGCAGTAAATCATGCGGTGATGGAACTCACGTCAGAACAAGATTGTGTGACGATTCCCAGGCCAAGAATGGCGGCAGTGGGTGTGTCGGTGACAGCTCCCAATCCGAGGCCTGCAACCTGGCGTCGTGTGGACTGG GTCCTGATGACTGCGAGTTTAATAATGGAGATTGTTTCTGGGTACCCGACCCGTCCTCCAGCGCCTCCTACTGGTCTCGATCGCCAGCTGGTACCCCTAGCGGCTACACCGGACCCGCCGGGCCCAGGACTGGACTAG GGTATTACGTTTATGCTGAGGCGTCGCAATGCGCCGAAGGCAGCGCTGTACGACTGATGAGCAAACAATTCCCAGCTACTGCCGGGCGCTGCATGAGTTTCTACTATTACGCGTACGGGCTGACATACGGTAGCTGGAATATCTACGTTCGAGACAGCGCTGGCGCGATGAGGAAGATATACGGGAAAGTGGGTAGTCAGGGAGAACAGTGGTTTAAAGACAGCGTTTCTATCACCAGCTCTACAAACTACCAG GTCGTATTTGAGCTCGTCTGTGGAAGCAACTACGCTAGCGACTTGtgcattgatgacgtcatgtttACAGATGGAGCTTGCTAA
- the LOC5519696 gene encoding neurexin-3: MLKSTLTVIFSSFTLFCYGKLALKNLITYPKYSYTTFEPWNLHGEVSFVFRTNQSNGLLLYQDDGMHDFVELFLDNGNVRIKIGIDDCYIQEKLVQGSFNDFHWHRVRITREPRNVTFAVDRAWLKLPCSPSKGDKFARATGRFLYVASFPPTLGLNLNWLVFPGTFHQAMQNSFEGCLGDLWFTTSEQRLDQATLRDSSGTTSGCNSPCRTPQLNKCLHGGRCSAEIGRVECECQGTGYEGDDCGIESSSAWFNGSSYVLYDVGIHQPGRSTLTNTIAFRFATGNPDGVIIHSSMFDDHVVVELSKGFVRVSFDLGQGRLNITSREGCLHDGTWHSVTIHRKRRRVTLDLDKQERVTVVIPGQFSFLDFKGGQEKLYFCGGPDSDTLAYSYSRKNFTGIIQQLRFDEYQVIDEVFADRVHKEFVAVGEVSNASAILSKISQNPLPLPNCSRLARVPPVDLCGTGSDDEDLCEIAASGLGPDDPACDSTDGKCGVQVEETEYSLVVKILPKHSRNTEASSRMRSTSQEEEVITVQAQQVPSQTPQITPSPINQETRMTVGPQWESSYYITPVKEEEAGFLPTPALPASTELLMAYRAQSEGLGKSPYHRNTDKPVRSVRATEDKIYMTTPAILTAAASVPGMRGNASVNILAQRSGGFCSAKSHTLIIVLFIFCPAVLP, encoded by the exons ATGCTCAAGTCGACCCTCACAGTTATTTTCTCCTCTTTCACTCTGTTCTGTTACGGAAAACTGGCTCTGAAAAACCTTATAACATATCCAAAATACTCATATACGACCTTCGAACCTTGGAATCTGCACGGAGAGGTCTCCTTTGTGTTTCGGACAAATCAGAGCAACGGACTTTTACTATACCAAGATGATGGAATGCATGACTTTGTAGAGCTCTTTTTGGACAATGGAAACGTGCGTATAAAAATTGGCATTGATGACTGCTACATCCAAGAAAAGCTCGTACAAGGGAGCTTTAACGATTTTCACTGGCATCGTGTTAGAATTACTCGAGAGCCAAGAAATGTGACATTTGCTGTAGATAGAGCTTGGCTAAAACTACCTTGCAGTCCCTCGAAAGGCGATAAGTTCGCTCGAGCGACAGGAAGGTTTCTCTATGTCGCAAGTTTCCCGCCAACACTGGGTTTGAATCTCAACTGGCTCGTCTTTCCCGGTACGTTCCACCAAGCCATGCAAAACAG TTTTGAAGGCTGTTTGGGGGACCTGTGGTTTACGACATCCGAACAGAGACTGGATCAAGCGACGCTGCGTGACTCATCCGGGACCACGTCGGGATGTAACAGTCCTTGTCGCACACCGCAACTCAATAAGTGTTTGCATGGTGGGCGCTGCTCGGCCGAGATTGGCCGTGTTGAATGCGAGTGCCAGGGGACTGGGTATGAAGGAGATGACTGTGGGATAG AGTCGTCGTCTGCGTGGTTTAACGGTAGCTCGTACGTACTTTATGACGTTGGTATTCACCAGCCAGGCCGCTCAACCCTCACCAACACCATCGCCTTCCGTTtcgccacaggaaacccggacGGCGTGATCATCCACAGCAGCATGTTTGATGATCACGTGGTCGTGGAGCTGTCTAAGGGATTTGTGAGAGTCAGCTTCGACTTGGGGCAAG GGAGACTGAATATAACCAGCCGTGAAGGATGCCTACACGATGGTACCTGGCACTCCGTCACCATCCATCGCAAGCGTCGACGAGTCACACTCGATCTGGACAAACAAGAGCGCGTCACAGTGGTCATCCCCGGACAGTTTTCCTTCCTGGACTTCAAGGGTGGCCAGGAAAAGTTGTACTTTTGCGGTGGACCGGACTCGGACACTTTGGCTTACTCGTATTCCAGGAAGAACTTCACGGGTATCATTCAGCAGTTGAGATTTGACGAGTATCAAGTTATTGATGAG GTTTTCGCAGACAGGGTTCACAAGGAGTTTGTAGCCGTTGGTGAGGTCTCTAACGCAAGCGCAATACTGAGCAAGATCTCCCAGAATCCTCTTCCCCTTCCAAACTGCTCTAGACTTGCTAGAGTACCCCCTGTGGACCTCTGTGGGACCGGAAGTGATGATGAGGACCTCTGTGAAATAGCCGCTTCCGGTCTTGGGCCGGATGATCCCGCATGTGATTCTACTGACGGGAAATGCGGCGTGCAAGTCGAAGAGACCG AATATTCCTTGGTGGTGAAAATTCTCCCGAAACACTCTCGCAACACTGAAGCCAGTTCACGCATGCGCTCAACCTCACAGGAAGAGGAAGTGATCACGGTACAAGCCCAACAGGTTCCTTCCCAGACCCCTCAAATAACCCCGAGCCCGATCAACCAAGAAACGAGGATGACAGTGGGGCCACAGTGGGAATCGTCATATTACATCACCCCTGTAAAAGAGGAAGAGGCGGGATTTCTACCTACACCAGCACTTCCGGCCTCCACGGAGCTACTCATGGCTTACCGAGCACAGAGCGAGGGTCTGGGAAAGAGCCCGTACCACAGGAATACCGACAAACCCGTGCGAAGCGTGCGAGCAACCGAGGACAAGATTTACATGACCACGCCTGCGATACTTACAGCGGCTGCTAGTGTTCCGGGCATGCGTGGAAATGCGTCGGTGAATATTTTAGCTCAAAGGAGTGGAGGGTTTTGCAGCGCAAAGTCTCATACATTGATTatcgttttatttattttttgtcccgCAGTTTTGCCATGA
- the LOC5519606 gene encoding neurexin-3 — protein sequence MLRNFVFCAFLFAVVLHHCRCASKSKNSSRTFFKYGYAVYKPGWSLDYDGYLQMYFKTEKQDAMLLYQDDSHEAGQFMDIFLVNGKLRLRMAIGSCSYAERTVNGSFSDLKWHKLVIRRELEETVVSVDNITTEPIKCSAQLSKMVAMYAGYLTLSQRREGSWVFPTAFWQSMQHGFVGCTRGMKYGYLGKESRPKINRTNGTRVGCGNACAVLKCRNGGKCVNRIIVAECDCRGTGYEGKHCARVIPTTPRATTAVTSPIPSTKSPVRIEVRKQKAKAPADTNKNYSWRTKPAVWVSMATVVLAVIAL from the exons ATGTTACGAAATTTCGTATTTTGCGCTTTTCTCTTTGCTGTGGTTCTGCACCATTGTCGCTGCGCTTCAAAGTCCAAAAACTCGAGTCGCACTTTCTTCAAATACGGCTATGCCGTTTACAAACCTGGCTGGAGTTTGGATTACGACGGATACCTTCAGATGTATTTCAAAACAGAGAAACAAGATGCCATGCTACTCTACCAGGACGATTCCCATGAGGCAGGACAATTCATGGATATTTTCTTAGTGAACGGAAAACTCCGGCTTAGAATGGCTATCGGGAGTTGTAGCTACGCGGAAAGGACTGTAAATGGAAGTTTCTCTGATCTCAAGTGGCATAAACTTGTCATACGCCGAGAGTTGGAGGAGACTGTTGTTTCTGTTGATAATATTACAACTGAGCCCATAAAATGTTCAGCACAGCTTTCTAAAATGGTCGCCATGTATGCCGGCTATCTGACACTGAGCCAAAGAAGAGAAGGCTCGTGGGTTTTTCCAACGGCGTTCTGGCAGTCTATGCAACACGG CTTCGTAGGATGCACTCGAGGTATGAAGTATGGTTACCTCGGCAAGGAATCTCGACCCAAAATCAATCGTACTAACGGTACGCGGGTAGGCTGTGGTAATGCGTGCGCGGTCCTCAAGTGCAGAAATGGCGGGAAATGTGTCAACAGGATTATCGTGGCCGAGTGCGACTGTCGGGGTACTGGGTACGAGGGAAAGCACTGTGCAAGAG tcatACCAACCACTCCGCGGGCCACAACTGCCGTCACCTCACCTATCCCGAGTACCAAGTCACCAGTGAGGATCGAGGTGCGAAAGCAGAAGGCCAAGGCGCCCGCTGACACCAATAAAAACTACAGCTGGCGCACAAAGCCTGCTGTCTGGGTCTCCATGGCGACTGTTGTTCTAGCTGTCATAGCGCTGTAA